Proteins from a genomic interval of Gadus morhua chromosome 21, gadMor3.0, whole genome shotgun sequence:
- the ncoa7b gene encoding nuclear receptor coactivator 7 isoform X1 produces MLSLFERQTSVMECEIMSNQEQSWLKKRRQLKQSISEKNAHEQNPAHPLPKSPLISCPDAQNGAEPTDRAEKAGEPQSRKAAKPPSDSADSLKAVTQTKREKRRPPGTVEFTVGLDDTLNSIALRFNITPNKLVQLNKLFARSVYTGQKLFVPDLSQSETAPQPAENGTQEGVSDSRPAKPIQRHASPPSEDESPTTVKFIKMSCKYFTDGMGVVGGVLIVTPNNIMFDPHKSDPLVIEHGCEEYGLICPMEEVVSVALYDDVSRMKLKDAPPSELPQDLCPVYRPGEWEQLPSVQDLNPFSRYQALETKGPIFLDDISSNYSECDPKVSPLQCNPYGALRLSRTTAREDCGLVDKTPSDEGFTELEPTLNGSGDDPDPMAPAPPNGGQQAPAGPPTLDPEEEPTACRTEEEEDEGVAPNSSVEDAESLKSSAETEKRRVASREAIDAKDGNAATSPGSQGFVSCDTKGRQDPVLSRSDSGSGVEADGKDGREGLASQEKPQGEASGLSAEERRKKTYKAEMKSWLLERMQAPIQDMLQSSEEKSKKPPMFLCFKLGKPMRKSFAVAMNSSPAHSYGGRGKQPEYWFAVPQERVDHLYGFFVQWSPDVYGKEAREQGFVVVDEMDMVDNFFSDPASCSWEIITVDEAKRRQSFSSFEADLSLDALPLLGESSALLQDTHVEKLASRLPARVQGYLWRLAYSSQNHGTSLKTLYRNLLELDSPVLLVLKDMDNQIFGAFSSHPFRVSEHYYGTGETFLYSFCPEIKVYRWTGDNSYFVKGNIDSLQFGGGGGQLGLWLDAELYRGTTSGCATFDNQALSAQRDFNIHSVEVWTFE; encoded by the exons ATGCTGTCTCTATTTGAGAGGCAAACTAGTGTTATGGAGTGTGAGATTATGAGTAATCAAGAACAATCCTG GTTGAAGAAGCGGCGGCAGCTCAAGCAGAGCATATCAGAGAAGAACGCCCATGAGCAGAACCCTGCGCACCCGCTGCCCAAGTCGCCGTTGATTTCCTGTCCAGACGCACAGAACGGCGCCGAGCCGACGGACAGGGCCGAGAAAGCCGGCGAACCGCAGTCGAGGAAGGCGGCGAAGCCTCCCTCGGACTCAG CAGACAGTTTAAAAGCCGTCACccagacaaagagggagaagagacgACCCCCTGGGACTGTGGAGTTTACC GTGGGGCTGGACGACACCCTCAACAGCATCGCCCTGCGCTTCAACATCACCCCCAACAAGCTGGTGCAGCTCAACAAGCTGTTCGCCCGCAGCGTCTACACCGGGCAG AAGCTATTCGTCCCGGATTTGAGCCAATCGGAGACGGCGCCCCAGCCCGCTGAGAATGGCACGCAA GAGGGCGTCTCCGACAGCAGGCCAGCGAAGCCCATCCAGCGCCACGCGTCCCCCCCCTCGGAGGACGAGAGCCCCACCACGGTGAAGTTCATCAAGATGAGCTGCAAATACTTCACCGACGGCATG ggcGTGGTGGGCGGGGTGCTGATCGTCACGCCCAACAACATCATGTTCGACCCCCACAAGTCGGACCCGCTGGTGATCGAGCACGGCTGCGAGGAGTACGGCCTCATCTGCCccatggaggaggtggtgtcggTGGCGCTGTACGACGACGTGTCGCGCATGAAGCTCAAGGACGCCCCACCCTC CGAGCTACCCCAGGATCTGTGTCCTGTCTACAGGCCCGGCGAGTGGGAGCAGCTGCCCTCGGTGCAGGACCTCAACCCCTTCAGCCGCTACCAGGCGCTGGAGACCAAGGGGCCCATATTCCTGGACGACATCAGCTCCAACTACTCAGAATGTG ACCCAAAGGTGTCCCCGCTCCAGTGTAACCCCTACGGTGCCCTCCGTTTGTCCCGAACCACAGCGAGGGAGGACTGTGGTCTGGTGGACAAGACCCCTTCGGACGAGGGCTTCACAGAGCTGGAGCCCACCCTGAACGGGAGTGGAGACGACCCGGACCCAATGGCCCCCGCACCCCCAAACGGGGGTCAGCAGGCGCCCGCGGGACCCCCGACCCTCGACCCGGAGGAAGAGCCCACGGCGTGTCgaacggaggaagaggaggacgagggcgtGGCCCCGAACAGCTCGGTGGAAGACGCCGAATCCCTGAAGTCATCCGCCGAGACGGAGAAACGGAGGGTTGCGAGCAGGGAGGCGATCGACGCCAAAGACGGGAACGCTGCCACGTCTCCCGGGAGCCAGGGGTTTGTGAGCTGTGACACGAAGGGACGGCAGGACCCGGTGCTGAGTCGGTCGGACTCGGGTTCGGGCGTGGAGGCTGATGGGAAGGACGGCCGCGAGGGTCTGGCCTCACAGGAGAAACCCCAAGGAGAGGCCAGTGGACTGAGCGCGGAGGAGAGGCGCAAGAAGACCTACAAGGCGGAGATGAAGTCCTGGCTGCTGGAGAGGATGCAGGCTCCGATACAGG ACATGCTCCAGTCCTCGGAGGAGAAGAGCAAGAAGCCACCCATGTTCCTGTGCTTCAAGTTGGGCAAGCCCATGAGGAAGTCGTTCGCCGTGGCCATGAACTCCAGCCCCGCCCATTCGTACGGCGGCCGGGGAAAGCAGCCAGAGTACTGGTTTGCTGTGCCTCAGGAGAG GGTGGACCACCTGTACGGCTTTTTCGTCCAGTGGTCCCCCGACGTGTACGGGAAGGAGGCCCGCGAGCAGGGCTTCGTGGTGGTGGACGAGATGGACATGGTCGACAACTTCTTCAGCGACCCCGCCTCCTGCAGCTGGGAG ATCATCACCGTCGACGAGGCCAAGCGCAGGCAGAGCTTCAGCAGCTTCGAGGCGGACCTGTCGCTGGACGCGCTGCCGCTGCTGGGAGAGAGCAGCGCCCTGCTGCAGGACACGCACGTGGAGAAG CTGGCCAGTCGCCTGCCGGCCCGGGTGCAGGGTTACCTCTGGAGGCTGGCCTACAGCTCCCAGAACCACGGCACCAGCCTGAAGACGCTCTACAGAAACCTGCTGGAGCTGGACAGCCCGGTCCTGCTTGTACTGAAGGACATGGACAaccag ATCTTTGGGGCCTTCTCCAGTCATCCCTTCAGAGTGAGCGAACACTACTATGGAACTGGAGAGACGTTCCTCTATAGCTTCTGCCCTGAGATCaag GTGTACCGCTGGACGGGGGACAACTCTTACTTTGTGAAAGGCAATATTGACTCTCTGCAGtttggtggtggagg GGGTCAGCTGGGGCTGTGGCTGGATGCCGAGCTGTATCGGGGCACCACCAGCGGCTGCGCCACCTTCGACAACCAGGCCCTCTCCGCCCAGCGGGACTTCAACATACACAGCGTGGAGGTCTGGACCTTCGAGTAA
- the ncoa7b gene encoding nuclear receptor coactivator 7 isoform X8, giving the protein MLSLFERQTSVMECEIMSNQEQSWLKKRRQLKQSISEKNAHEQNPAHPLPKSPLISCPDAQNGAEPTDRAEKAGEPQSRKAAKPPSDSADSLKAVTQTKREKRRPPGTVEFTVGLDDTLNSIALRFNITPNKLVQLNKLFARSVYTGQKLFVPDLSQSETAPQPAENGTQEGVSDSRPAKPIQRHASPPSEDESPTTVKFIKMSCKYFTDGMGVVGGVLIVTPNNIMFDPHKSDPLVIEHGCEEYGLICPMEEVVSVALYDDVSRMKLKDAPPSPGEWEQLPSVQDLNPFSRYQALETKGPIFLDDISSNYSECAREDCGLVDKTPSDEGFTELEPTLNGSGDDPDPMAPAPPNGGQQAPAGPPTLDPEEEPTACRTEEEEDEGVAPNSSVEDAESLKSSAETEKRRVASREAIDAKDGNAATSPGSQGFVSCDTKGRQDPVLSRSDSGSGVEADGKDGREGLASQEKPQGEASGLSAEERRKKTYKAEMKSWLLERMQAPIQDMLQSSEEKSKKPPMFLCFKLGKPMRKSFAVAMNSSPAHSYGGRGKQPEYWFAVPQERVDHLYGFFVQWSPDVYGKEAREQGFVVVDEMDMVDNFFSDPASCSWEIITVDEAKRRQSFSSFEADLSLDALPLLGESSALLQDTHVEKLASRLPARVQGYLWRLAYSSQNHGTSLKTLYRNLLELDSPVLLVLKDMDNQIFGAFSSHPFRVSEHYYGTGETFLYSFCPEIKVYRWTGDNSYFVKGNIDSLQFGGGGGQLGLWLDAELYRGTTSGCATFDNQALSAQRDFNIHSVEVWTFE; this is encoded by the exons ATGCTGTCTCTATTTGAGAGGCAAACTAGTGTTATGGAGTGTGAGATTATGAGTAATCAAGAACAATCCTG GTTGAAGAAGCGGCGGCAGCTCAAGCAGAGCATATCAGAGAAGAACGCCCATGAGCAGAACCCTGCGCACCCGCTGCCCAAGTCGCCGTTGATTTCCTGTCCAGACGCACAGAACGGCGCCGAGCCGACGGACAGGGCCGAGAAAGCCGGCGAACCGCAGTCGAGGAAGGCGGCGAAGCCTCCCTCGGACTCAG CAGACAGTTTAAAAGCCGTCACccagacaaagagggagaagagacgACCCCCTGGGACTGTGGAGTTTACC GTGGGGCTGGACGACACCCTCAACAGCATCGCCCTGCGCTTCAACATCACCCCCAACAAGCTGGTGCAGCTCAACAAGCTGTTCGCCCGCAGCGTCTACACCGGGCAG AAGCTATTCGTCCCGGATTTGAGCCAATCGGAGACGGCGCCCCAGCCCGCTGAGAATGGCACGCAA GAGGGCGTCTCCGACAGCAGGCCAGCGAAGCCCATCCAGCGCCACGCGTCCCCCCCCTCGGAGGACGAGAGCCCCACCACGGTGAAGTTCATCAAGATGAGCTGCAAATACTTCACCGACGGCATG ggcGTGGTGGGCGGGGTGCTGATCGTCACGCCCAACAACATCATGTTCGACCCCCACAAGTCGGACCCGCTGGTGATCGAGCACGGCTGCGAGGAGTACGGCCTCATCTGCCccatggaggaggtggtgtcggTGGCGCTGTACGACGACGTGTCGCGCATGAAGCTCAAGGACGCCCCACCCTC GCCCGGCGAGTGGGAGCAGCTGCCCTCGGTGCAGGACCTCAACCCCTTCAGCCGCTACCAGGCGCTGGAGACCAAGGGGCCCATATTCCTGGACGACATCAGCTCCAACTACTCAGAATGTG CGAGGGAGGACTGTGGTCTGGTGGACAAGACCCCTTCGGACGAGGGCTTCACAGAGCTGGAGCCCACCCTGAACGGGAGTGGAGACGACCCGGACCCAATGGCCCCCGCACCCCCAAACGGGGGTCAGCAGGCGCCCGCGGGACCCCCGACCCTCGACCCGGAGGAAGAGCCCACGGCGTGTCgaacggaggaagaggaggacgagggcgtGGCCCCGAACAGCTCGGTGGAAGACGCCGAATCCCTGAAGTCATCCGCCGAGACGGAGAAACGGAGGGTTGCGAGCAGGGAGGCGATCGACGCCAAAGACGGGAACGCTGCCACGTCTCCCGGGAGCCAGGGGTTTGTGAGCTGTGACACGAAGGGACGGCAGGACCCGGTGCTGAGTCGGTCGGACTCGGGTTCGGGCGTGGAGGCTGATGGGAAGGACGGCCGCGAGGGTCTGGCCTCACAGGAGAAACCCCAAGGAGAGGCCAGTGGACTGAGCGCGGAGGAGAGGCGCAAGAAGACCTACAAGGCGGAGATGAAGTCCTGGCTGCTGGAGAGGATGCAGGCTCCGATACAGG ACATGCTCCAGTCCTCGGAGGAGAAGAGCAAGAAGCCACCCATGTTCCTGTGCTTCAAGTTGGGCAAGCCCATGAGGAAGTCGTTCGCCGTGGCCATGAACTCCAGCCCCGCCCATTCGTACGGCGGCCGGGGAAAGCAGCCAGAGTACTGGTTTGCTGTGCCTCAGGAGAG GGTGGACCACCTGTACGGCTTTTTCGTCCAGTGGTCCCCCGACGTGTACGGGAAGGAGGCCCGCGAGCAGGGCTTCGTGGTGGTGGACGAGATGGACATGGTCGACAACTTCTTCAGCGACCCCGCCTCCTGCAGCTGGGAG ATCATCACCGTCGACGAGGCCAAGCGCAGGCAGAGCTTCAGCAGCTTCGAGGCGGACCTGTCGCTGGACGCGCTGCCGCTGCTGGGAGAGAGCAGCGCCCTGCTGCAGGACACGCACGTGGAGAAG CTGGCCAGTCGCCTGCCGGCCCGGGTGCAGGGTTACCTCTGGAGGCTGGCCTACAGCTCCCAGAACCACGGCACCAGCCTGAAGACGCTCTACAGAAACCTGCTGGAGCTGGACAGCCCGGTCCTGCTTGTACTGAAGGACATGGACAaccag ATCTTTGGGGCCTTCTCCAGTCATCCCTTCAGAGTGAGCGAACACTACTATGGAACTGGAGAGACGTTCCTCTATAGCTTCTGCCCTGAGATCaag GTGTACCGCTGGACGGGGGACAACTCTTACTTTGTGAAAGGCAATATTGACTCTCTGCAGtttggtggtggagg GGGTCAGCTGGGGCTGTGGCTGGATGCCGAGCTGTATCGGGGCACCACCAGCGGCTGCGCCACCTTCGACAACCAGGCCCTCTCCGCCCAGCGGGACTTCAACATACACAGCGTGGAGGTCTGGACCTTCGAGTAA